TCCTGCATCGCTACTCGATCGAGGGCACGCACGAACTGGTCGGCTCGGGCGCGCCCGACTTCAAGTTCGCAGACGGCACGCGGCTGGGGGAGCACCTGTTCGACGGCAGGCCGTTGCTGCTGGACCTGACCGACTCGGCGCAGTTGCGCGACGTCGCGTCCGGGCGGGTCCGCGTGCTCACCACGAAGTACGACGGCGACCTCACCGGCGTACTGATCCGGCCGGACGGGTACGTCGCCTGGGCCGCCGCGGACGGCACCGTGACGGGCCTGGACGAAGCGTTGTCGACCTGGGTCGTTCAAAGCAGGTCGTGATCGCGGGCGTACGCCGCGGCCGCGGTCCGGGACGGTACGTCGAGCTTCGCGAAGATGTTGGTGAGGTGCCGGGCGACGGTCTTGTCGCTCAGCACCAGCCGGTCCGCGATCTCGGCGTTGCTGTTGCCCACCGCAACCAACCGTAGGACGTCGAGTTCGCGCCCGGTCAGCCCGCCCGCGGTACTGCGGCCGATCAGCCGCTCGGCGCCCTGCCGGGCCGGCTCCGCGCCGACCTCGGCGAAGCTGCGGCAGGCCGCGGTCAGCTCGGCCGTCGCGGAGTCGTCGTCACCGAGCAGCCGGACGGCCCGCCCGACCAGCACCTTCGCGCGCGCCAGCTCGTACGGCGCCCGCAGCTCACCCCACAACCGGGCCGCCGTGCGAGCGTGCGGTAGCGCCCGGTCCGGATCGTCGGCGGCCAGAGCCACCAAGGCGGAGCAGTACGCCGCCGACGCCCGCAAGCCCTCACAGCCGAAGCCCGTGGCGATTGTCAACAATTCACCGGCCGCCGCCTCGGCGTCGGACACGGCGTCACCGGCGAGCAGGACCTCGACCGCGCCCGCCAGCAACCGCGAGCGATGGACCGGATCACCCGTCTCTGCGAGCAGCCGACGTACGGCGGCAACCGCGCCGGGGACACGTCCGCGCGCAACCATCAGCAGCGCCCGCCCCGGCTGCGCCTCGTACCCGAACCCGGCTGCCGCATCGTACGACGCGTCCGCCGCCGCGAAGTCACCCCGAATCCGCAGTACGTCGCCACGCTCGCCCAACGCCAGCCCCGCCGCGACGTCCGCCCCGGACGCCTCGTACCGACGGCATGCGTCCTCGAACTCCGCGAGCGCCTCCGGGTACGCCGCGTGCAGTCGCAGGATCTGTCCGCGGTGGACGGCGCACTGCCCGGTGAACGGCACGAGGTCCGGCTGGCTGTCGCACCAGCGCGTCAACGCTGTCGTCCACGCAGAGGCGCGCCCGAAGTCGAGGACCTCCTGGCAGCCTTCGATCATCGCGCAGTACACATTGCCCGCGAAGATCGGCGACAACTCACCGGCGGCGACTCCGATCATTGCCTCGTCCAGCAGGGCGAGCCCTTCCGGTACGCGGCCGGAGTACAGCAGTAGGCGGCCCTTGCACACCAGGCCCTGCGCCAGCAGGTCCGAGTCGTCGTGCCGCCGGGCGATGGCGAGGATGTCGTCTCCGACGGCCAGGGCGCCCGGGAAGTCCGCGTCGTCCAGGCACCGGAAGAAGTCGTGGATGCGCAGGTAGCCGCGTTCCACGACGTCCTCCGGCTGGCCGACCATCAGTCGCTCGGCGCGGGCCGCCCAGCCGTTGCCGATGGCACCCTCGCCGCGGTCGTTCAGTATGCGGGCCAGCCAGAACGCGAACCGGATCGCGCCGAGCACGTTGCCGGCCTCGGTCTGCTGGCGGTAACCGCGCTGCAGCGCCCGGATGCAGGCGTCGGTGTCGCCGAGCAGGTACGCCGCGGTGGCCAGCGTGCCGAGCTCGTCCGGACCCAGCCCGGTCGCGCCCGGTTCCCGGTCGACCGCGGTGAGTCGCTCGTACGCGACCGCCCAGTCCCGCCGCTCGAACGCCGACCGGGCCTGCTGCAGATCGTCGACAATCCCCATTCACGCCCCCACGCTTCGTGCGCCTGCTCACTCGCGAGCATGCGCTGCCGGGTCAGGCGGCCGCAAGGCTCCGGCCCGCGCCGGTGCGAGCTGCGATCCGCCGTGCGACGTACGCCGCGTCCCGGCCGACCCCGGGCAGCACCATCGAGCTGAAGGAGTACTGGAAACACAGTCCGCAGAAGAACAACCCCGGCGCGTCCGTGGCGACCCCGCGGTACTCCCGCGGCCAGCCGTCCGCCCCGGCCACCGGGACCTTGATCCAGTCGAATACCTGCCGGAACCCCGTCCCCCACACGACGTTCGCCACATCCAGCACCCGCCCGTCGGCCAGCAGCGGCCTTCCGTCCTGGACGCCGACGACCCGGTCGGCCACCCGCTCGACCCCGCGCGCCAGCAGGTCCGCCCGCTTGACCCGGATCATCGGGCCGCCGTGGTACCGCAGGTCCTTCATCGCGGCCTTGCCGATCGGCGAGCGGCGGGTGATGACGTGCCGTCCGAGGAACAGGAAGACCGGCCAGAACAGCTTCTGTCCAGGCCGTCCGGGTTTGAACGGCATCTGCCCGGGGTCGCGACCGCACAGCACGGTCGCATGCGTCTCGGCGACCTCGTACGCGATGTCCGTGCCGGAGTGCGAGCCGCCGACGACCAGCACCGGCCCGTCCTTGAGCTGCGCCGGCCGGTGGTACTCCGACGAGTGCAGTTGCCGAATCGCCGGATCCAGGTCGACCGCGTAGTCCGGGAGGTACGGCGTACGCCCGAAGGTGCCCGTCGCGACGACGACGTTGTCCGCGGTGAGCTCCTCGCGGCCGACAGTGGCGATCCATCGGTCGTCGCGGCGTTCGAGCCGGTCGACGCGCGTGTTGCGGCGGATCGGCAGCTCGAAGTGAGCGGCGTACGACGCGAGGTAGTCGGCCACCTCGTCCTTGCCGGGGTAGTGCCACGGATCGCCCGGGAACGGGAGGCCGGGAAGCCCGTCGTACTTCGCGGGGGAGTACAGCCGCAGGCTGTCCCAGTGCGACCGCCACTGATCGCCCACCGAGGCGTTGCCGTCGAGGATGGTGAACGGCTCCCCAAGCCGTTGCAGGTGGTGGCCGGTGGACAGCCCGGCCTGTCCGGCGCCGATGATGATGGTGTTCATGTCAGAACCTCCCTGACCTCGCGCCGGTGACTGTGGAGGTGACTGTGGAAGCGCAGCCACCACAGCAACATCAGCGCGGACGTGACGACGTAGAAGCCGTGCAGGAACCAGATCGGTCCCGGCGGCAGGTGCACCACATAGATGCAGTGGACGGCGTTGCCGACGTTGGCCAGGACCAGGTTGGCCGGGCTGTACGACGCGAGGTCGCGGGTCCGGATCGCCCGGACCACCATCGGCAGCGCGCTCGACGCGAAGAGGATGGTGGACATCGTCCCCGCGAGAAGAGCAACGCTTGCGCCAGTCATGTCACCGACGCTAGGTCTCGCGGACCCTTGTCCGCGTCGGACGGAATGCGCAACTCGTGAACGGGGCGACTACGAGGTTTCTCGTACGTCGGTGTGCCGCCGGATCCACGGCGCCAGTGCGAAGACGACGAACGCGACCACGATCGTCACGACCGCGAGGCCGCCGAAGTACGCCGTGTCCGACGCGTCCTCGGTCGCCTGCACGAGCTGGGCGGTGATCGCCTGACCCGCGGCCGGGGCGAGGAACCACAGCGCCATCATCTGGCTGAGGAACGCCCGCGGCGCCAGGACCGTCGTCGCAGCCAGGCCGACGGGGGAGAGGAACAGCTCGCCGAGCGTCTGGACCACGTACACGCCGACCAGCCAGAGCGGTGACGCGAGGTTGTCCCCGGCAACCGACGAGGCGAGCGCCATCACCGCGAACGAGATGCCGGCCAGCAGCAGCCCGGTCGCGAACTTCTGCCCGATCGACGGCCCGCGGTCGCCGAGCTTGATCCAGATCACCGCGAACACCGGCGCCAGCACGACGATCGAGAACGGGTTGACGGACTGGAAGAACTCCGGCGAGATCTCCACCCCGAACAGGTCCAGTTGCGTCCGGCTGGCGGCGAAGGTCGTCAGCGTGGTCGCGGCCTGCTCGAACAGCATGAAGAACAGCATCGCCGCGACGAACAACGGGATGTACGCACGCACCCGCTGCCGTTCGACCGGTGTGACCAGCGGGCTCCGCAGCAGCATCACGAAGTACGCGATCGGCGCCAGGAGCACACGTACGAGATCGCGTCGACGACCGGCCGGGGGCCGATGCCGCCCGACCGCCAGGCCGACCACGCGAACACCACCGCGAGCAGCACGAGGACCGCGGACGAGACCTTGATCATCGTCGGCCGGTCCGCGGCGGTCAGCGGGTTCGGTGGGGTATCGCCGCGGCCGTGCAGGGTGCGCCGGCCGAGCAGGTACGCGATCAGCGCCAGCGTCATACCGACCGCGGCCGCCGCGAACGCGACATGGAACCCGAACTCGCGGCGCAGGAACCCGACCACGAACGGCGCCGAGAACGACCCGATATTGATGCCCATGTAGAAGATCGAGAACGCCGAGTCCCGCCGCGTATCGTTTTGCTCGTAGAGCGTTCCGACCATCGTCGACACGTTCGGCTTCAGCAGTCCGGTGCCGAGGGCAACGAGCGCGATCCCGGCGTACGCCGGCGCGGTCGAGGGGATCGCGAGACACAGGTGGCCGGCGACGATCACGGTACCGCCGTACAGGACGGTGCGACGCGCGCCGAACACGCGGTCCGCGAACCAGCCACCGAGCACCGACAGCAGGTAGACCGAGGCGCCGTAGATCGACACCACGGCCTGCCCGAGCGACTCACCCAGCCCGAGCCCGTGCGCCTGATCGGTCAGGTACAGCAACAGGATCGCGCGCATCCCGTAGTAGCTGAACCGCTCCCACAACTCGGTGGTGAACAGCGTCATCAACCCACGCGGATGTCCGAAGAAGGTCTTCCCCTCGCCAACGTCCTGTTGCGCTCCGGACATGCTCAACTACTCCCCGTCGTCGAAATTCGCTCCCGCCGACGGTAGCAAAGAGAGGTTCAGAGCTCGATCCAGTAGCGCCGCGTGCGGCCCAACCAGGTGTCGCGGACGTCCTCGAGTACGCCGCCGTTCCGCTCGATCGTCCGCGCCGACGCAACGTTGTCGTCGTCGCAGGTGATCAGCACGCGGTCCATCCCGCGTACCCGTGCCTGGTCCAGCACCGCGCCGAGCGCCCAGGTCGCCAGCCCGCGGCCCCGGGCCGACGGGCGGACGCCGTACCCGATGTGGCCACCGCCCTCGAGCAGCTTCTCGTTCAGTGCGTGCCGCAGCGAGATCGCGCCGAGGTACACGCCGTCCTCGACGATCCACCAGTACGACGCGTGCACACGGTCCGGCGCCACCGGGCGGCTGTCGTCGGACTGCTCCTGCAGCCGGTGGATCCAGGTCGCGAAGCCGTCGGCCGTGGAGAGGTCGGTCGATTCCCAGACCCCGGCGCCGTCCTGGTGGGTATCGCCCCATTCACTGGCCGACTCCGTCCAGGAGTCCCGCAGGTCGACGGTCGGTTCGATCAACTCAGGCATGAGATGGAGCCTAGAAGACCACGGGCCGCTCACCCCGGTGGGGTGAGCGGCCCGTGGTGGGGTCGGCGTCAGGCGCCGGCGCCCTCTTGCTTTACGCCGGCGACCGCGGTGGGGTCGTCGATGCGGTACTTGCGGGCCGCCTCGGCGGCGACCTCCGGCTTCACGTCACCGCGCTTGGCGAGAATCTCCAGCGTGGCGACGACGATCGACTCGGCGTCCACGTGGAAGTGGCGCCGCGCCGCGGCCCGGGTGTCGGCCAGGCCCCAGCCGTCGGTCCCGAGCGACGTGTAGTCGTTCGGCACCCAGCGGGAGATCTGGTCCTGCACCGCGCGCATGAAGTCGCTGACGGCAACGACCGGACCCTTCGTGTCCTTCAGTTGCTCGGTGATGAACGGCACCTGCTCCGGCTCCTCCGGGTGCAGCAGGTTGTGCTGCTCGGCGGCGACGGCGTCCCGGCGCAGTTCGTTCCACGAGGTCACGGACCAGATGTCCGCGGCCACGGAGTACTGCTCGGCGAGGATCTGCTGGGCCTTCCGCACCCACGGCAGCGCGACGCCGGACCCGAGCAGCTGCACCCGCGGTACGTCGTCACCCTCGGCGGTCTGGTACTCCTCGAAGCGGTACATGCCCTTGAGTAGCCCCGCGACGTCGAGGTTCTCCGGCTCGGCGGGCTGTGCCACCGGCTCGTTGTAGACCGTGAGGTAGTAGAAGACGTCCTCGCCGAACGGCTTGTCCTTGTCCAGGCCGTAGCCGTACATGCGGCGCAGACCGTCCTTGACGATGTACGCGACCTCGTACGCGAAGCCCGGGTCGTAGTGCACCGCCGCCGGGTTGGTGGAGGCGAGCAGCGGCGAGTGACCGTCCGCGTGCTGCAGTCCTTCACCGGTCAGCGTCGTACGGCCGGCCGTCGCGCCGACCAGGAAGCCCCGGCCGAGCTGGTCGCCGAACGCCCAGAGCGAGTCACCGGTCCGCTGGAACCCGAACATCGAGTAGAAGATGTAGAACGGGATCATCGGCTCGCCGTGCGTCGCGTACGCCGTACCCGCCGCGATCATCGAACCCATCGCGCCGGCCTCGCTGATGCCTTCGTGCAGCAGTTGGCCCTGCTCGGACTCCTTGTAGGACAGGAGCAGGTTGCGGTCGACGGCCTCGTAGGTCTGGCCGTGCGGGTTGTAGATCTTGGCCGTCGGGAACATCGAGTCCATGCCGAACGTGCGGTACTCGTCCGGGGCGATCGGGACGATCCGGCTGCCGATCTCCGGGTCCTTCATCAGGTCGCGGAACAACCGGACCAGCGCCATCGTGGTGGCGACCGGCTGGTTGTTGCCCTTGGACAACGGCTTGTAGACGTCGTCACCAGGCAGCTTGAGCGACGTCTTCGGTGCCACTCGCCGCTGCGGCAGCGAACCGCCGAGCTGCTTGCGCCGGTCCATCATGTACTGGTACTCCGGCGAGTCGGTGCCGGGGTGGAAGTACGGCGGGTTGTAGGCGTCCTCGAGCGCGGAGTCCTCGATCGGCAGGTACAGCCGGTCGCGGAACGCCTTCAGGTCGTCCGAGGTCAGCTTCTTCATCTGGTGGGTCGCGTTGCGGCCCTCCAGCGCCTCGATCGTCCAGCCCTTGATCGTCTGGGCCAGGATCACGGTCGGCTGCCCGACGTGCTCGTTCGCGCTCTTGAACGCGGCGTACACCTTGCGGTAGTCGTGACCGCCGCGGGGGAGCTTGCGCAGGTCCTCGTCGGACAGGTTGCTGACCATCTGCTGCAGCCGCTGGTCGCCGCCGAAGAAGTTGTTCCGGATGTACTCACCGGACTCGACGGAGTACGTCTGGAACTGACCGTCCGGCGTGGTGTTCATCTTGTTCACCAGCGCGCCGTCGTGGTCCTGGGCCAGCAGGTTGTCCCACTCGCGGCCCCAGATCACCTTGACGACGTTCCAGCCGGCGCCGCGGAAGAACGCCTCCAGCTCCTGGATGACCTTGCCGTTGCCGCGGACCGGGCCGTCCAGCTGCTGCAGGTTGCAGTTGATCACGAAGGTGAGGTTGTCGAGCTCCTCGCGCGCGGCCAGGCCGATCGCGCCGAGCGACTCCGGCTCACCCATCTCGCCGTCACCGAGGAACGCCCAGACGTGCTGCTGGCTGGTGTCCTTGATGCCGCGGTGGTGCAGGTACCGGTTGAAGCGCGCCTGGTAGATCGAGTTCAGCGCGGCCAGACCCATCGAGACGGTCGGGAACTCCCAGAACTCCGGCATCAGCCGCGGGTGCGGGTACGACGACAGGCCCTTGTGCGGGCCGCGCGACACCTCCTGGCGGAAGCCGTCCAGGTCGTCGGTCGTCAGCCGGCCCTCGAGGAAGGCGCGCGCGTACATCCCGGGGGAGGCGTGACCCTGGATGAAGATCTGGTCGCCGCCGCCGGGGTGGTCCTTGCCACGGAAGAAGTGGTTGAAGCCGACCTCGTACAGGCTCGCCGCCGACTGGTAGGTGGCGATGTGACCGCCGACCTCCAGGCCCTTGCGGTTGGCCTTGCTCACCATCACCG
This Kribbella sp. NBC_00482 DNA region includes the following protein-coding sequences:
- a CDS encoding helix-turn-helix transcriptional regulator, whose protein sequence is MGIVDDLQQARSAFERRDWAVAYERLTAVDREPGATGLGPDELGTLATAAYLLGDTDACIRALQRGYRQQTEAGNVLGAIRFAFWLARILNDRGEGAIGNGWAARAERLMVGQPEDVVERGYLRIHDFFRCLDDADFPGALAVGDDILAIARRHDDSDLLAQGLVCKGRLLLYSGRVPEGLALLDEAMIGVAAGELSPIFAGNVYCAMIEGCQEVLDFGRASAWTTALTRWCDSQPDLVPFTGQCAVHRGQILRLHAAYPEALAEFEDACRRYEASGADVAAGLALGERGDVLRIRGDFAAADASYDAAAGFGYEAQPGRALLMVARGRVPGAVAAVRRLLAETGDPVHRSRLLAGAVEVLLAGDAVSDAEAAAGELLTIATGFGCEGLRASAAYCSALVALAADDPDRALPHARTAARLWGELRAPYELARAKVLVGRAVRLLGDDDSATAELTAACRSFAEVGAEPARQGAERLIGRSTAGGLTGRELDVLRLVAVGNSNAEIADRLVLSDKTVARHLTNIFAKLDVPSRTAAAAYARDHDLL
- a CDS encoding flavin-containing monooxygenase, whose translation is MNTIIIGAGQAGLSTGHHLQRLGEPFTILDGNASVGDQWRSHWDSLRLYSPAKYDGLPGLPFPGDPWHYPGKDEVADYLASYAAHFELPIRRNTRVDRLERRDDRWIATVGREELTADNVVVATGTFGRTPYLPDYAVDLDPAIRQLHSSEYHRPAQLKDGPVLVVGGSHSGTDIAYEVAETHATVLCGRDPGQMPFKPGRPGQKLFWPVFLFLGRHVITRRSPIGKAAMKDLRYHGGPMIRVKRADLLARGVERVADRVVGVQDGRPLLADGRVLDVANVVWGTGFRQVFDWIKVPVAGADGWPREYRGVATDAPGLFFCGLCFQYSFSSMVLPGVGRDAAYVARRIAARTGAGRSLAAA
- a CDS encoding oligopeptide:H+ symporter encodes the protein MLLAPIAYFVMLLRSPLVTPVERQRVRAYIPLFVAAMLFFMLFEQAATTLTTFAASRTQLDLFGVEISPEFFQSVNPFSIVVLAPVFAVIWIKLGDRGPSIGQKFATGLLLAGISFAVMALASSVAGDNLASPLWLVGVYVVQTLGELFLSPVGLAATTVLAPRAFLSQMMALWFLAPAAGQAITAQLVQATEDASDTAYFGGLAVVTIVVAFVVFALAPWIRRHTDVRETS
- a CDS encoding peptide MFS transporter, which produces MSGAQQDVGEGKTFFGHPRGLMTLFTTELWERFSYYGMRAILLLYLTDQAHGLGLGESLGQAVVSIYGASVYLLSVLGGWFADRVFGARRTVLYGGTVIVAGHLCLAIPSTAPAYAGIALVALGTGLLKPNVSTMVGTLYEQNDTRRDSAFSIFYMGINIGSFSAPFVVGFLRREFGFHVAFAAAAVGMTLALIAYLLGRRTLHGRGDTPPNPLTAADRPTMIKVSSAVLVLLAVVFAWSAWRSGGIGPRPVVDAISYVCSWRRSRTS
- a CDS encoding GNAT family N-acetyltransferase; translated protein: MPELIEPTVDLRDSWTESASEWGDTHQDGAGVWESTDLSTADGFATWIHRLQEQSDDSRPVAPDRVHASYWWIVEDGVYLGAISLRHALNEKLLEGGGHIGYGVRPSARGRGLATWALGAVLDQARVRGMDRVLITCDDDNVASARTIERNGGVLEDVRDTWLGRTRRYWIEL
- the aceE gene encoding pyruvate dehydrogenase (acetyl-transferring), homodimeric type, with protein sequence MASGHEPPAIITEGMPTQLPDIDPDETREWVESLDAVLDERGKARARYLMLKLIERARERQVGVPALRSTDYINSIPPEREPWFPGDEHIERRIRAFIRWNAAVMVSKANRKGLEVGGHIATYQSAASLYEVGFNHFFRGKDHPGGGDQIFIQGHASPGMYARAFLEGRLTTDDLDGFRQEVSRGPHKGLSSYPHPRLMPEFWEFPTVSMGLAALNSIYQARFNRYLHHRGIKDTSQQHVWAFLGDGEMGEPESLGAIGLAAREELDNLTFVINCNLQQLDGPVRGNGKVIQELEAFFRGAGWNVVKVIWGREWDNLLAQDHDGALVNKMNTTPDGQFQTYSVESGEYIRNNFFGGDQRLQQMVSNLSDEDLRKLPRGGHDYRKVYAAFKSANEHVGQPTVILAQTIKGWTIEALEGRNATHQMKKLTSDDLKAFRDRLYLPIEDSALEDAYNPPYFHPGTDSPEYQYMMDRRKQLGGSLPQRRVAPKTSLKLPGDDVYKPLSKGNNQPVATTMALVRLFRDLMKDPEIGSRIVPIAPDEYRTFGMDSMFPTAKIYNPHGQTYEAVDRNLLLSYKESEQGQLLHEGISEAGAMGSMIAAGTAYATHGEPMIPFYIFYSMFGFQRTGDSLWAFGDQLGRGFLVGATAGRTTLTGEGLQHADGHSPLLASTNPAAVHYDPGFAYEVAYIVKDGLRRMYGYGLDKDKPFGEDVFYYLTVYNEPVAQPAEPENLDVAGLLKGMYRFEEYQTAEGDDVPRVQLLGSGVALPWVRKAQQILAEQYSVAADIWSVTSWNELRRDAVAAEQHNLLHPEEPEQVPFITEQLKDTKGPVVAVSDFMRAVQDQISRWVPNDYTSLGTDGWGLADTRAAARRHFHVDAESIVVATLEILAKRGDVKPEVAAEAARKYRIDDPTAVAGVKQEGAGA